CAAAAGCCAATTCCAAGATTTTGCCCTAATTGTCAGAGTTCTAGTATTCGTTATTATGGCTCTGGGACACAAAAAGCTTATGATGAATTAAGTGAACTCTTTCCACAAGCCCGCATTTCAAGAATGGATGTCGATACAACTCGCCAAAAGGGTTCTCATGAAAAAATCTTAACACAATTTGGAAAGGGAGAATCTGATATACTTCTTGGTACTCAAATGATAGCTAAAGGCTTAGATTTTCCTAATGTAACACTTGTTGGCGTATTGAATGCTGATACCTCACTAAACTTACCTGATTTTAGATCTTCAGAAAGAACATTTCAATTATTAATGCAAGTTGCTGGTAGAGCTGGGCGTGCGGAAAAATCAGGTGAAGTTGTTATTCAAACCTATAATCCAAATCATTATGCAATTAAACTCGCCAAAGAACAAGATTATGAAGCATTTTATCAATATGAAATGGCAATTAGAAAACAAATGGCATATCCACCCTATTACTTCACAGTGGGATTGACCTTATCTCATACTTCTGAAGAAATGGCGATGCAAAAAAGCTATGAAGTAATGGAAATGCTAAGGCAAGGTCTAACGGATAAAGTTAGAATTTTAGGACCAACGCCAAAACCTATTGCTAGAACACATAACTTATACCATTTTCAAATTTTAATTAAATATCGCTTTGAAGAACATTTAGAAGAAAATCTTAATCAAATTCTCAATTGGACACAGGAAAAAGCCAATCAGAAAGTAAGAGTTATTATCGATAATGAACCACAAAACCTATTGTAAGACAAAAAAGCTATTACTATTTTTATACAGGGCTGGGTCTTAATCCTTCTTATGAATTTTTTTAGTATTCTTAGATGAGGATGAATTGTCACTATATCCTATTCGAACAAGTTTATGGAAAGATATTTTTAAAGAGTTATCATTGGTTGGTTTCTTTACTAGTAATAGTTCTTGGAATATCTGGTTAATGACAGTTGTCATAAATTATAGTTATACTCGTTCTCTTACCAAACAATACCCATCACTTAATGCCTATCTTAAAAATAACCGCAAGCGACGCAATTGAAAAGAATTGTTATAATGAAAATAGCTTTCGATTTGTTGCTAATTATAAAATGGATAAAATATACACTAAATCATTGTAATCAAAATGTAGTTTGATTAAATAACTTATTATATAGAGAAAGGAATAATAAGCTCATAACTTTTATGGCATAGAGGTTCATGAGCTTGAAATCATTATGACAAAATTATTATTTATGGGTACTCCAGAGTTCTCAGCTACTGTATTAAGAGGTTTGCTTTTAGATGGTCGTTATGAGATATTAGCAGTTATTACACAACCTGATAGGGCAGTGGGGCGTAAAAAGCAAATTAAGATGACCCCTGTTAAGGAAGTTGCTCTTGAACATAACATTCCTATTTATCAACCAGAAAAATTATCAGAGTCAAAAGAACTTGATGAGATAATGTCTTTAGGTGCCGATGGCATTGTTACAGCAGCATTTGGACAGTTTTTACCAAGTAAGTTACTCAATTCAGTTACTTTTTCAGTCAATGTCCATGCTTCTTTACTTCCCAAATATCGAGGTGGTGCACCTATTCATTATGCGATTATTAATGGTGAAAAAGAAGCAGGCGTTACTATCATGGAAATGGTAAAAGGAATGGATGCAGGAGATATGGTCGCAAAAGCTAGTATCTCTATAGAAGATACTGATAATGTTGGTACTATGTTTGAAAAATTAGCTGTGGTTGGTAGAGATTTATTATTGAAGACATTACCAGATTACATTTCTGGAAATATAGCACCTGAAAAACAAGATCATACTAAGGCAACTTTTTCACCTAATATCTCACCTGAAGAAGAACGTATTGATTGGCATGGAAATGCAAGACAAATTTTCAATAAAGTAAGAGGGATGAATCCATGGCCAGTGGCTCATACCTTATTAAATGGTGAACGTTTTAAAATTTACCAAGTTAAAGAAGTAAAAGGTCAAGGACAAGCAGGTCATATTATTGCAAAAACGAAAGATCAATTGATTGTTGCAACTGGTCAAGGAGCAGTTGCACTAGAAGTTGTTCAACCAGCAGGAAAACCCAAAATGTTGATTAAAGATTTCCTTAATGGGCTAGGGAGACAATTAGAAGTAGGTGATTCTTTTGGCCAATGATTGGAAAAGGTGGACAAGAGGACAAGCTTTGGCTATTATTGAGTCTATTTTTGAAGAGGATGCTTATTCTAACATTGCTCTAAATCAGTGGTTAAAAGCTAGTCAATTGTCAGAAAAAGATAAAAGCTTAGTGACTGAAATTGTTTATGGAACAGTTGCAAGAAAA
This Streptococcus urinalis 2285-97 DNA region includes the following protein-coding sequences:
- the fmt gene encoding methionyl-tRNA formyltransferase — encoded protein: MTKLLFMGTPEFSATVLRGLLLDGRYEILAVITQPDRAVGRKKQIKMTPVKEVALEHNIPIYQPEKLSESKELDEIMSLGADGIVTAAFGQFLPSKLLNSVTFSVNVHASLLPKYRGGAPIHYAIINGEKEAGVTIMEMVKGMDAGDMVAKASISIEDTDNVGTMFEKLAVVGRDLLLKTLPDYISGNIAPEKQDHTKATFSPNISPEEERIDWHGNARQIFNKVRGMNPWPVAHTLLNGERFKIYQVKEVKGQGQAGHIIAKTKDQLIVATGQGAVALEVVQPAGKPKMLIKDFLNGLGRQLEVGDSFGQ